The genomic window AATAGAGTACGACGAGGCCCTCCTCGGGCACGGCGGCACCTCGGTAGAAGGCGCCGAGCGGTATCGAGAGGGCGCCCTTGATGTGACCGTCGGCATAGCTCCGAGCTTGCCTCACGTCCACGATGGTGAGGGGCTTGCGGTCGAGGACGTGCTGGACGAGTTCTTCGACTCGGACATATTGGATCGCGATCTTGTCCGACGGCTCCACCTTGGCATACTCCGGGTACTTGGAGGGATCGCCCCAGGCCGGAGCCGCCGCCATCAAGAGCAGGGCCGTGAGGCCCAGCCAGAAACGTCGCATCAGCCACCCTCCTTCTGCGCGGGCTTGACCCCCGCGAAGCCGCTCCGATCCGCCAGTGTCGCCGGCGTCAGCACCCCGACTTGACGCTGGCCCTTGATCACCCACGTGGGATAGGAACGCACGCCCGCCGCCAGGCACTTGGTCGCGGTGGGCGCGCTGCGCCCCCCGGGACTGCACTCGATGTAAGGGATGCGCTCGGCGGAAGCGCCGAACAATTCCATCTGACTCTGGCAGGCGGGGCACCAGAACGCTCCGTACATCTTGGCATCGATATCGTCGAGGTGCACGGCCAAGCCTCGCAACCACGGGTCTTCGTTGGCCGAAGCGTTCACCGTGGCGCCCGAGTAGAAGACCAGGTGCATCGCCAGCACCGCCACCGCGGCGGCGCCGAAGCTCGCGCCGAGCCAGGGCTTCCACGGCACGCGGTGGCTCACCTGGGGGACCTGCATCAGCGTCACGACGAAGATGGCGGTCAAGATCGCAAGGGAGGTCAGGCAGTACGGACAGGCGGCCTCCAGCACGAACAGGGAGATGTAGGTCAGGTACAGGCTGTAGGCCATGCCGAAGAGCGAGACCGCGGCCAAGACCTTCCAGCGCCGGCTCCGCCGCTTGATGAGCGCCGCGCCCGCCAGCACCACGTACACGAAAAACCCCCAAAGCGAGGTGGGCAGGCCCAGAAGCTCCGACCAGCGGCTTTGGAGCACAATGTCGCAGTCGTCGCCCGCCTCGCAAAAGGCGGTCTCCCCGCCCGACCACGCGGTGCCCGTCAGATACCCCGCCAGCACAAGCCCCACCGCGGCCAGTCCCAGCACCGGCCAGTTGGGCTTGGGCGGCCCGGGCGCCGCCGCGGCCTGCTGCTGCCGCGGTCCTCTTTTTCTGGATGCCTTGGCCACTGGTTCCTCCTTTGGGTCGGTCGGCGTCTGATGCCCGCCCGACGGATCGAGCCCATGTGAA from Deltaproteobacteria bacterium includes these protein-coding regions:
- a CDS encoding rhodanese-like domain-containing protein → MRRFWLGLTALLLMAAAPAWGDPSKYPEYAKVEPSDKIAIQYVRVEELVQHVLDRKPLTIVDVRQARSYADGHIKGALSIPLGAFYRGAAVPEEGLVVLY
- a CDS encoding vitamin K epoxide reductase family protein, whose translation is MAKASRKRGPRQQQAAAAPGPPKPNWPVLGLAAVGLVLAGYLTGTAWSGGETAFCEAGDDCDIVLQSRWSELLGLPTSLWGFFVYVVLAGAALIKRRSRRWKVLAAVSLFGMAYSLYLTYISLFVLEAACPYCLTSLAILTAIFVVTLMQVPQVSHRVPWKPWLGASFGAAAVAVLAMHLVFYSGATVNASANEDPWLRGLAVHLDDIDAKMYGAFWCPACQSQMELFGASAERIPYIECSPGGRSAPTATKCLAAGVRSYPTWVIKGQRQVGVLTPATLADRSGFAGVKPAQKEGG